Proteins encoded together in one Alphaproteobacteria bacterium CG11_big_fil_rev_8_21_14_0_20_39_49 window:
- a CDS encoding RNA polymerase subunit sigma produces the protein MNQNKKWTVTDVADRFEEAAYTLKRMPPVKVQGYFNAWPEVVRTVMEQLQADRLPMRLGPPSADAISRMEETIEWIFYLDDEDERRLIWLRAERVYWKQICWRIGCGRTKAWQMWTYALLKIVTRLNARAGGR, from the coding sequence ATGAATCAAAATAAAAAATGGACAGTCACCGATGTGGCCGACCGCTTTGAGGAAGCGGCTTATACTCTGAAACGCATGCCACCGGTCAAGGTGCAGGGATATTTTAACGCTTGGCCGGAAGTGGTTCGCACCGTGATGGAGCAGTTGCAGGCCGACCGCTTACCCATGCGCCTTGGCCCACCATCAGCGGATGCTATCAGCCGCATGGAAGAAACCATCGAGTGGATTTTTTACCTCGACGATGAAGACGAACGCAGGCTGATATGGCTCCGCGCCGAGCGGGTCTACTGGAAACAGATCTGCTGGCGAATCGGCTGTGGCCGTACCAAGGCATGGCAGATGTGGACATATGCGCTTCTGAAAATCGTCACACGCCTCAACGCAAGAGCGGGAGGGCGTTAA
- the higA gene encoding addiction module antidote protein, HigA family codes for MAKLKNPHPGDILKYEFLDELDMSQNALAKAIGVPANRIHAIVNGTRDITADTDLRLCKFFGMSEGFFQRLQILYDTREAKRKLKNKIEQIQPYQYDTNNNHI; via the coding sequence ATGGCAAAATTAAAAAATCCGCACCCCGGCGATATATTAAAATATGAGTTTTTGGACGAATTGGATATGAGCCAAAACGCACTGGCAAAAGCTATAGGTGTGCCTGCTAACCGTATTCATGCAATTGTTAACGGTACTCGTGATATTACCGCAGATACCGACTTGCGTTTATGTAAGTTTTTCGGTATGTCTGAAGGCTTCTTCCAACGTCTGCAAATCTTATATGATACAAGGGAAGCCAAACGCAAACTTAAAAACAAAATAGAGCAAATCCAGCCTTATCAATATGATACCAATAATAATCACATATAA
- a CDS encoding plasmid maintenance system killer codes for MIKSFKCKETEKIWNEMRSKKFPSNIQDRALRKLSIIDSAMAIDDLKNPPGNNLEGLQGNRKGQMSIRINNQWRICFVWNDGEVYNVEIVDYH; via the coding sequence ATGATTAAATCATTCAAATGCAAAGAAACGGAAAAAATCTGGAATGAGATGCGGTCAAAGAAGTTTCCTTCTAACATTCAGGACAGAGCCTTGCGTAAACTTAGTATTATTGATTCGGCAATGGCAATAGATGACTTAAAGAACCCTCCGGGCAATAATTTAGAGGGCTTGCAGGGCAATAGAAAAGGACAAATGAGCATAAGAATAAACAATCAATGGCGTATATGTTTTGTTTGGAATGATGGCGAAGTATATAATGTTGAAATTGTTGATTATCACTGA